CAAGAAGAATCCCCTATAGTCCACATCCCTAAAGACAGCCGCTACTGAACCTATTACTCACGAGAACTAGGCATTATCCTAGTGGCAAGGGTGTGCAGTGGCACACTCTGCGGTCAGAGCTGGCTCCTTGTAAAGAAATATGTCGTGGGTGCCAGTGCCCATGAATCTTATTTTTTGAACCTAAGTTGAATCATGACAGCACGTAGTAATAGTTTATCCTAATTTCCTCCATGTTTGTAACTCAAAGCTGAGTACACTGCCTGGACGACAGTGCAAAGGCCAATGGAAGCTGCAAGGAGCCCGACGGCGAGCCAGGGGTTGCTGAAGTACTTCCGCCTCAGCCACGCCATCCACCTCCGCCAGTAACTCTGAGACCGCTTCTCCAGCTTCGAGCATGTCTCCGGCAGGTAGTTGCAGTCAGGGTCGTTAGGGTTAAACTGGATCCCCTTGCAGAGGTCGGCAAAGCATTTGGCCACCTCGTCATTGTTGCCGTGGCTGTGCACGATGATGCCCTTCTTCCAAAGCAACTCCACGTCCTTTGTGGTGCAGGCCACCTGTGACATGAACACGCAGTATGCAGTGACGTGGCTCCCCACCGTCTCCCGGTTCCGCTGCTCAAGCTCGATCAGGTTGCGCAATAGTCGCCACGTCTCGCCGTCGATGTCCAGGACGGGGACCTCCAGAGTGCCGCCGCCGACCAGCTCCACGTCAAGAATGCAACGTAGGAGCCCCGGCTCGCTCATGGACCGATGCTTGAACGTCACACCTGCGAAGCTATACTCCGTCGCCGACCACCATCGGCGCACAGACACGGGATTGACTCCGTTGACTATTGCAGTAGGCGAGACGGGGGGTGTAGGAGGCTTCAAGTGCAtatgaagaagatggagaagatTGCCCGGCACCATCAGCTCCGGCACCACCATAGCCGGCGATCCCACTATGTACTTCTGCACACTCATGAGAATGAGGGCGTACTCCGCAATTTCATTAATCACACGATCCTTTCCATCCGTAGTTGTCACCTCCCATATCTTCTCGAGCACGAAGAACGGTATCTGGTTCTCTGCAAGGAAGAAAACATCCCGGACCACCGCCAGTGCCTCGGCCCGGTTTGCCGACGGGACGCCGGCTTCTGCAGTCCCCGGTGCAACGCCTGCGGATTGTGTGCGTGCTCGGTGTGGGAGGCCGACTAGGCGGGAGATTATGTAGCAGCCGTCGAGGAGGAGCATGCGCACAAACTGCTCGCCTGTCATGTCAAACGTGTTCGCGTAACATTTCCTCACAGACTTCTCGAGGCATGTGAGCTCATTGATGTAGATGTCCACCGTCACGCCGGGTCTCTCCACCTTCGCCGCCGAGAGCATCAGTTGGAGGCTCGCGAGCTTGTCGTTCTCCATGGCAAGATGCAGGTTCTTGCTCTGTGGCCGAGGGTAGTTGTACGGGCCGATGGCGACGTGGTTAGGGTCGTACTCGCTGCTGTCGACGTTGCGTGTGAGGTCGCCGACCTTGGCGATGATGATGGGACACGGAGGGCGCCCCCCGTCTCCGATCTGCGCCTTGGATAATTCAAGGGCCTCTAGTTCCTTTGTCAGCACATTGGCCACCTGAGGCATCTGTATAACGTGCGAGTCGCCGGAATCGCTAGCAGATTGGCCTACAGTCGAAGTCGATCAGTCACCAACAAAGTGTGATTAGTCAACTATATTTTGAATCTGATCAGTAAATGACAAAATTGAACAGAATGACATAATAAGTTTTCTTGTCACCTGGCTGATCCATCTTGTTGCCAAAGAGTGATAAAGCCAATTGATTGTGGCTTATCGCGCCTACCAGGGTAGCAGTTGCTATTGCACTTCTGGAGTTTTGTTACCCTCTCAACGCTAAGTTCACGCTTGGTTTCAGAGTTGGTTGCCCGGCATGAGAATGCATCTGTATATATAACTCATCCTCCAACTTTACATTCCGTTGAGGATAAGCATAGAAGATTCACGCGCAGGCACGATCTGTTAGACTACCCAGGAAGCTGCTCAAAAGCTGCTATAATTGACACACTTTGCGAAAAAGAATCGACATATCAGCTAGAGTCAGTCAAGCACTGAGATGAAGGTGTAAATTTTTCCTCGAGTGCATCTTTCTTAAAAGATAAATCTTGCTAGGATTCCCGCTTGATAGCGCACAAGGTTGAGTGGCTACAAGAAAGGAAGAAtggtttggcgtgacctggttGGACTCGTTTGCTTCCATGCATGCATGCCCATCAGGCTAGAGGCAGCAGCACCGGCCAGCCGAGAAAGGAGTACAGCTACTTGGCTGCGTTACCTACTTGGCAACGAGGCTGGCTAGCTGTTAGCCTTAATCTTGATTCCAAGTATTTGCATGTTCTAGTTTTGGGTCTGCATGTAGCTTGGTTTGTCTAGGGAGTAATTGTCCGGTGAAGCATCAGTTGAGCATGCGATACGGCGAGCATGGCGGGATGCCGATGTGAAGATGTGGGCGGCAAGCAAGGTGAGATACTGGAGATGATCGTGGAATGAGACTTGGATGGCGAGATGCCGAGTACCGCGTGAAGCAGCGCAGCCGATATGAGACAGTGCTGCATGAACATGTTCTGAAGCCGGAGTTGTGTGCGGGTGCTAGCCGGCTTGCTTGGCCGGGTCGTCTGGCTGTTGAGGAGAAGCTGCATGCAAGAGTAGCAAACGTGGTTCATGTAGTAGTTAGTTAGTGCATGTGGTCTTATACTTTATTTAAAGGGGTAATGGGTTTAGTAGTGCCGTGAGTTTTGTATGGTAAGAGCACCAACCTCTTGTATATACAAGTTGCACTAGTAATGGAAAGGGCCGTGAGGGCTGGAGAAATAATGTACCGATTGTGTTCAAGGAAAAGAGCCTCTAGGCAAAGCTCGGAGCTGGTTTCTTTATTGGTGTGTCTGTGGAACATGTTTGATCTTGAGAGAAACCATGAGAGAGCAGAGAAGTTTGAGAGAGAAGAGGGGCTGCGAGATGCAGCGCCAACACTCGCTGGTTCATCTTGCTGCGTTAGGTGATTTACGTCCAGCAGTTTGGACTTTGGAATAGTAAGAGCTTTCAGCTTGAAACATCTCAGGCCCTCATGGGTCATGG
The Triticum dicoccoides isolate Atlit2015 ecotype Zavitan chromosome 3A, WEW_v2.0, whole genome shotgun sequence genome window above contains:
- the LOC119273531 gene encoding uncharacterized protein LOC119273531, with the protein product MPQVANVLTKELEALELSKAQIGDGGRPPCPIIIAKVGDLTRNVDSSEYDPNHVAIGPYNYPRPQSKNLHLAMENDKLASLQLMLSAAKVERPGVTVDIYINELTCLEKSVRKCYANTFDMTGEQFVRMLLLDGCYIISRLVGLPHRARTQSAGVAPGTAEAGVPSANRAEALAVVRDVFFLAENQIPFFVLEKIWEVTTTDGKDRVINEIAEYALILMSVQKYIVGSPAMVVPELMVPGNLLHLLHMHLKPPTPPVSPTAIVNGVNPVSVRRWWSATEYSFAGVTFKHRSMSEPGLLRCILDVELVGGGTLEVPVLDIDGETWRLLRNLIELEQRNRETVGSHVTAYCVFMSQVACTTKDVELLWKKGIIVHSHGNNDEVAKCFADLCKGIQFNPNDPDCNYLPETCSKLEKRSQSYWRRWMAWLRRKYFSNPWLAVGLLAASIGLCTVVQAVYSALSYKHGGN